The following proteins come from a genomic window of Salvia hispanica cultivar TCC Black 2014 chromosome 4, UniMelb_Shisp_WGS_1.0, whole genome shotgun sequence:
- the LOC125223989 gene encoding AT-hook motif nuclear-localized protein 28-like has protein sequence MLLHPIIPTLNIHYISHIYSNTYKKVQLKIKMKRKLVEDDTTMFSPTAADYQEATIEVLRRPRGRPPGSKNKPKPPVFVTRDATMSPYVLELPGGVDIVDSTARFCRKRSVGLCLLSANGAVADVTLRQPSATVTFHGRFDILSISATVLPPGATAAGPFAVTVAGPQGQVVGGHVVGPLVSAGTIYLVGVNFTNPSFHRLQPADHESGDRDSPQTNSGSGSGGAVPTSVYSYPPNDVVWAPTTRHQPPPPPY, from the coding sequence ATGCTACTGCATCCAATCATCCCTACCCTTAATATTCACTATATATCTCATATATATTCCAACACATACAAAAAAGTccaattaaagataaaaatgaagCGAAAATTGGTAGAAGATGACACCACCATGTTCTCTCCCACCGCCGCCGATTACCAAGAAGCCACGATCGAGGTCCTCCGCCGCCCCCGCGGCCGCCCTCCTGGCTCTAAAAACAAGCCGAAGCCGCCCGTCTTCGTGACGCGCGACGCCACCATGAGCCCCTACGTCCTCGAGCTCCCCGGCGGCGTCGACATCGTGGACTCCACCGCCCGCTTCTGCCGCAAGCGGAGCGTCGGCCTCTGCCTCCTCAGCGCCAACGGCGCCGTCGCCGACGTCACTCTCCGCCAGCCCTCCGCCACCGTCACCTTCCACGGCCGCTTCGATATCCTCTCCATCTCCGCCACCGTCCTCCCTCCCGGAGCCACCGCGGCGGGGCCCTTCGCGGTGACGGTGGCGGGGCCGCAGGGGCAGGTGGTCGGGGGCCACGTGGTGGGCCCCCTCGTCTCCGCCGGGACGATCTACCTCGTCGGCGTTAACTTCACCAACCCCTCATTCCACCGCCTGCAGCCGGCGGATCACGAATCCGGCGATCGTGACTCTCCTCAGACGAACTCCGGCAGCGGGAGTGGAGGGGCGGTGCCGACGTCTGTGTACAGCTACCCGCCAAACGACGTCGTGTGGGCCCCCACCACTAGACAtcagccgccgccgccgccttaCTGA